A genomic segment from Burkholderiales bacterium encodes:
- a CDS encoding alpha/beta hydrolase, translating into MFIKPRLHKFPSLGPHGFHQVAYAEWGSLNSRHVVVCAHGFARNSRDFDALAVSLTGCRVVAMDTVGRGSSEWLENMEDYGFSLYLSDAAALFARVTAAPRDGSVSTFMRRILGITGAHQIDWIGTSMGGLLGMMLAAKPNSPIRRLVLNDIGPLIPWPALLRLKNVYAALHARFADINEVEQYLRNACATFGPLEDRQWRHVARYGSRRLEDGRYALAYDPGIVGALRDNKNTGIEFGNDFMFGVDLWPVWDAVKCPTLVLRGAESDFLLASTVRRMQERGPGAKVVEFSGIGHAPWLMSKDQIRVVRDFIREG; encoded by the coding sequence ATGTTTATTAAACCTCGTCTACACAAATTTCCCAGCCTGGGTCCTCACGGGTTCCATCAAGTGGCCTACGCTGAATGGGGCAGCCTTAATTCGCGTCATGTTGTAGTGTGCGCTCATGGCTTTGCCCGCAATAGCCGCGATTTCGACGCGCTGGCGGTGTCATTAACTGGCTGCCGCGTGGTGGCAATGGATACAGTGGGCCGTGGCAGCAGCGAATGGCTGGAAAACATGGAGGATTACGGTTTTTCGCTTTACCTCTCCGATGCAGCCGCGCTTTTCGCCCGAGTTACAGCGGCGCCCCGGGATGGAAGCGTTAGCACTTTCATGCGACGCATACTGGGAATAACAGGCGCCCATCAGATCGATTGGATAGGCACCTCGATGGGTGGTCTGCTCGGAATGATGCTCGCGGCAAAACCGAATTCCCCGATACGCCGTCTTGTGCTGAACGACATCGGCCCCTTGATTCCGTGGCCGGCGCTTCTGCGGCTCAAAAACGTTTATGCTGCCCTCCATGCAAGGTTTGCCGATATTAACGAGGTGGAGCAGTACCTGAGAAATGCCTGCGCCACTTTTGGTCCGCTCGAGGATCGCCAGTGGCGCCATGTCGCCCGTTACGGATCACGCCGCCTTGAGGATGGGCGTTATGCACTGGCTTACGATCCCGGAATCGTCGGCGCGCTGCGCGACAACAAAAACACTGGAATTGAATTTGGTAACGACTTTATGTTTGGCGTTGATCTGTGGCCAGTTTGGGATGCAGTTAAATGCCCGACATTGGTCCTCCGCGGAGCGGAGTCGGATTTCCTGCTTGCAAGTACGGTCCGCCGGATGCAGGAACGCGGCCCGGGCGCTAAAGTCGTCGAATTTTCGGGAATAGGGCACGCGCCGTGGCTAATGAGTAAGGACCAGATTCGTGTCGTGCGTGATTTCATTAGGGAAGGATAA
- a CDS encoding phasin family protein, whose amino-acid sequence MLSQFEHLNVIGKTNLNAAQKFAAVSAELTERLIKAQMEAVKEILNSNNEHLQSLWSKPATAASAAYWQGLYQTNAEKAQQITRNYFTQVSKIQEEMARLMEEQTIAMNKKVIKDFEDLAKYAIEDSTKVAKATKSPSQAKRSA is encoded by the coding sequence ATGTTATCCCAGTTCGAACATTTAAACGTTATCGGAAAGACCAATCTAAACGCTGCACAGAAGTTTGCAGCCGTCAGTGCGGAGCTGACAGAACGCCTGATCAAAGCACAGATGGAGGCCGTGAAAGAGATACTCAACAGCAATAACGAGCATCTGCAATCCCTGTGGAGCAAGCCGGCGACTGCCGCTTCGGCCGCGTATTGGCAAGGCCTTTATCAAACGAATGCCGAGAAGGCTCAACAGATTACCCGCAACTACTTCACTCAGGTCTCAAAAATCCAGGAAGAGATGGCTCGCCTGATGGAAGAGCAAACGATTGCAATGAATAAGAAAGTGATTAAGGATTTTGAAGATCTGGCCAAATACGCGATTGAAGATAGCACAAAAGTAGCTAAGGCCACAAAAAGCCCCAGCCAAGCAAAGCGGTCCGCATAG
- a CDS encoding class I poly(R)-hydroxyalkanoic acid synthase — MCLRLPSPDLSTPSNKTPSKIRLASADVLDEAGAVIVNALDPFGIGKSFAKIRRAWLENPREFTEAAIKLCSGLQGLIFHSWNQTVGLEREAWVPVASEDARFTDPEWHQYPAISMMVQLYLLYTRWLEQTVYDTPGVSKKERRTAAFWVRQWFNAIAPSNFLLSNPVALKKLLESGGKTVVKGIENWGDDLKAGDLQMVDSTAFKVGRNLATSPGAVVFRNELLELIQYAPARARVHALPIVIIAPWINKYYILDLTPEKSLVRYLVNQGFTVFVTSWKNPTAELSHITFDDYMLKGALAAVEAARSITKAPRVHAVGYCIGGTVLAALMAWLNKEYAGHRDKIPVAHWTLLASLVDFSRPGEIEAFLSEEAISAVESIMAEKGYLGGPELASAFRMLRPNRLIWHYFVHRYLYGESLAAFDVLFWNADHTRMPEAMHRFYLREFYLKNKLAEKNGVTLGGRPINFSLVEQPLYAVGAHEDHIAPWRGTFFTVRLVRGPVRYALSNSGHILGIINPPVQPSKREYWAGSAGPRVEAKAWRERQLKRNGSWWPDWVKWLSKHCGPMRAPPHLGNSSYPKLCAAPGTYVHET; from the coding sequence ATGTGCTTAAGGCTGCCTTCGCCCGATTTGTCAACTCCCTCCAACAAGACTCCCTCGAAAATCCGCCTTGCATCGGCTGATGTTTTAGACGAAGCCGGGGCTGTGATTGTTAACGCCCTGGATCCCTTCGGCATCGGAAAATCGTTTGCGAAGATTCGCCGGGCGTGGCTGGAAAATCCGCGCGAATTCACGGAAGCGGCAATCAAGCTTTGCAGTGGGCTGCAGGGTCTGATATTCCACTCGTGGAATCAAACGGTCGGATTGGAGCGTGAGGCATGGGTCCCCGTTGCCAGTGAAGATGCGCGGTTCACGGATCCCGAGTGGCACCAGTATCCTGCCATTTCCATGATGGTCCAGTTGTATCTTCTTTACACCCGCTGGCTCGAGCAGACTGTCTACGACACGCCGGGTGTCTCCAAGAAGGAACGCCGTACCGCGGCCTTTTGGGTGCGGCAATGGTTTAATGCGATCGCCCCCAGCAATTTTCTCTTGAGCAATCCAGTGGCCCTAAAAAAGCTCTTAGAAAGTGGGGGCAAGACCGTAGTGAAAGGCATTGAAAATTGGGGTGATGACTTAAAGGCGGGCGACCTTCAAATGGTGGATAGCACGGCATTTAAGGTTGGAAGGAATCTGGCCACTAGCCCGGGTGCAGTGGTCTTCCGTAATGAACTTCTGGAATTGATCCAGTACGCTCCTGCTCGGGCTCGGGTTCATGCGCTGCCAATCGTGATTATCGCGCCTTGGATCAACAAGTATTACATTCTCGATCTGACACCCGAGAAAAGCTTGGTGCGCTACTTGGTTAATCAGGGCTTCACCGTTTTCGTAACCAGTTGGAAAAATCCAACTGCCGAACTTTCTCACATTACCTTTGACGATTACATGCTCAAGGGCGCGCTCGCAGCGGTTGAGGCCGCCCGTTCAATCACTAAAGCGCCCCGAGTCCATGCGGTCGGTTACTGCATCGGGGGCACGGTGCTCGCGGCGCTTATGGCTTGGCTTAATAAGGAATATGCAGGGCATCGCGACAAAATCCCTGTTGCCCACTGGACGCTGTTAGCGTCTCTCGTGGATTTTTCCAGGCCCGGGGAAATCGAAGCGTTCCTGAGCGAGGAGGCAATTTCGGCGGTGGAGAGCATTATGGCCGAAAAGGGCTACCTAGGTGGTCCGGAACTCGCCAGCGCGTTTCGCATGCTTCGCCCCAACAGGCTGATCTGGCATTATTTCGTACACCGCTACCTGTACGGTGAAAGCCTGGCCGCTTTCGACGTGCTGTTCTGGAATGCGGATCACACACGGATGCCGGAAGCGATGCATCGCTTCTACCTGCGGGAGTTTTATCTCAAGAATAAATTGGCAGAAAAAAATGGCGTCACGCTCGGCGGTCGCCCAATCAACTTTTCTCTAGTAGAACAACCGCTATATGCTGTAGGGGCGCATGAGGACCACATCGCGCCTTGGCGAGGAACCTTTTTCACAGTACGGCTCGTGCGAGGACCGGTGCGTTACGCGCTATCGAATTCGGGTCATATCCTCGGCATCATCAATCCCCCGGTGCAGCCTTCAAAGCGCGAATATTGGGCAGGCAGCGCAGGGCCGCGGGTTGAAGCCAAAGCATGGCGCGAACGGCAGCTGAAGCGGAACGGGTCCTGGTGGCCGGACTGGGTCAAATGGCTTAGCAAGCATTGCGGACCAATGCGCGCACCACCTCATCTAGGAAACTCAAGCTACCCGAAACTTTGTGCGGCGCCTGGCACGTACGTACATGAAACATGA
- a CDS encoding thioester reductase domain-containing protein, which produces MAESAVHAALMSADSILADDIQPAAVTPDEENRSVLLTGVTGFLGAHLLAALMRNNSVFANCLVRDGSELEARAHLHRTLAEFRILDEVPEERVRFILGDVSQPFLGLSGAAFDELCGSTDAIYHCAANVSWTASYEALRRVNVHATRELLRLACRVKGKPFHLISSATVCYTTTGPARISETEDTFPFLSGIHMGYARSKCVAERLSRQANERGLPVTIFRPSLITGSSRSGIANSTDILSRMLCGCIQMGSAPDLDLEMDYCPVDHVASAIVGLSQIKSRALKIFHLVNPKPRSWRELVLWLNLFGYDVQLISYDSWLEELTVAMRNSSHPLWPVRAFFFRRLADLDQLALLQIYANNRTSKPRAEDTQCALAQIRLPCPALDAHLMEDYVCSLAQRGYLPYPPQRSIVPKNPDGLGGEFFEPILRNALGDDAIRVQHIEARHQSFDHGIMTALVSSKFGAHIGLRSYSVTVGVPRRPSRTFELVVKIKPKAEEVRATVSRVAALCSRRLGRAYTGTAQMPGFDGNEDRECAIYNQCDRRFARHAPICYGTVRALIPQRSILVLERLLDVDLMDSAEDTSVWRAEHIEAAVHGIAQLHGIWYGCTGTLARQPWLGPTYSLERMQSLRELWEALAQHARVYFVEWIGDDVSSIQQTLLDTIETWWPLMESQPQTLIHNDFNPRNIAFRRSSSGPQMCAYDWDFATLGAPQHDLAELLCFVLPPSDGARAGARRYVDLHRIELERATGSSIDPAQWKLGFQLALWDLFINRLPMYTVIHKFRCQTFLPRVLRTWKELYDIYGFGTSPRL; this is translated from the coding sequence ATGGCGGAATCGGCGGTTCACGCTGCGTTGATGTCGGCCGACAGCATATTGGCGGATGACATTCAACCTGCGGCGGTGACTCCCGACGAAGAAAACCGGTCAGTCCTGCTGACCGGCGTAACGGGCTTCCTGGGAGCACACCTGTTGGCAGCCCTTATGAGAAATAACAGTGTGTTCGCCAACTGCCTGGTACGTGACGGGAGTGAACTCGAGGCTCGGGCGCATCTGCACCGGACTCTTGCTGAATTCCGAATTCTGGACGAAGTGCCCGAGGAGCGAGTTCGATTTATTCTCGGGGACGTCAGCCAACCTTTTCTGGGTCTAAGTGGGGCGGCGTTCGATGAGCTCTGCGGCTCAACGGACGCCATTTATCATTGCGCCGCAAACGTGAGTTGGACGGCATCATACGAAGCTCTGCGCAGGGTCAACGTGCATGCTACTCGGGAATTACTGAGGCTGGCCTGTCGCGTCAAAGGCAAGCCGTTCCACCTGATTTCAAGCGCTACTGTATGTTATACGACGACCGGACCAGCTCGCATATCCGAAACGGAGGACACGTTCCCATTCCTCAGCGGAATACATATGGGATACGCGCGAAGCAAATGCGTTGCGGAACGGTTGAGTCGTCAGGCCAACGAGCGCGGGCTTCCCGTGACCATCTTCAGGCCATCCCTTATTACCGGAAGCAGCCGGTCCGGAATCGCAAATAGTACGGACATTTTATCCCGGATGCTTTGTGGCTGCATTCAGATGGGCAGCGCGCCCGACCTGGATTTGGAAATGGACTATTGTCCGGTCGACCATGTGGCTTCAGCCATCGTCGGCCTGTCACAAATCAAAAGTCGAGCGTTGAAGATTTTCCATTTAGTGAATCCGAAGCCGCGCAGTTGGCGTGAACTGGTGCTTTGGTTGAACCTTTTTGGCTATGACGTGCAATTAATTTCATATGACTCCTGGCTGGAAGAACTGACTGTCGCGATGCGCAACTCATCGCATCCGCTGTGGCCTGTGCGAGCCTTCTTTTTTAGACGCCTTGCGGACCTGGATCAGCTCGCCTTGTTGCAGATCTACGCGAACAATCGAACGAGCAAGCCGCGAGCCGAGGACACGCAGTGCGCGCTTGCCCAAATTCGACTGCCTTGCCCGGCGCTGGATGCGCACCTTATGGAAGACTACGTTTGCTCCCTAGCCCAACGCGGTTATCTTCCTTACCCTCCGCAGCGCAGTATCGTGCCGAAAAACCCGGATGGGTTGGGCGGAGAGTTTTTCGAGCCGATATTGCGCAACGCACTTGGTGATGATGCAATAAGAGTGCAGCACATCGAAGCGCGACATCAATCCTTCGACCACGGTATCATGACGGCGCTGGTGTCTTCGAAGTTCGGCGCGCACATCGGGCTGAGGAGCTACAGCGTTACTGTTGGCGTTCCGAGGCGTCCGTCGCGCACCTTCGAACTCGTCGTCAAGATCAAACCTAAGGCGGAAGAGGTTAGGGCGACGGTTAGCAGGGTCGCGGCATTGTGCAGCAGGCGACTCGGCCGGGCCTACACCGGAACGGCACAAATGCCAGGGTTTGATGGAAACGAGGATCGCGAATGCGCCATTTATAACCAGTGCGACCGACGTTTCGCGCGTCACGCGCCAATTTGCTATGGGACGGTTAGGGCGCTGATACCGCAGCGCTCGATTCTTGTGCTGGAGAGGCTTCTCGATGTCGACCTCATGGATTCGGCCGAGGACACGAGCGTATGGCGCGCGGAGCACATTGAAGCAGCAGTTCACGGCATCGCGCAACTGCACGGAATCTGGTACGGATGCACGGGCACACTTGCGCGGCAACCATGGCTTGGCCCAACCTATTCGTTAGAGCGTATGCAATCTTTGCGCGAGCTTTGGGAAGCGCTGGCACAACACGCGCGTGTGTATTTCGTCGAGTGGATCGGGGATGACGTTTCGTCGATACAGCAGACGCTACTCGACACGATCGAAACCTGGTGGCCGCTAATGGAGTCCCAGCCCCAAACCCTCATACACAACGATTTTAACCCACGCAATATCGCATTCAGGAGATCTTCGTCCGGTCCGCAGATGTGCGCCTATGACTGGGATTTTGCTACCCTCGGCGCCCCTCAGCACGATTTAGCTGAACTGCTTTGTTTCGTGCTGCCCCCCAGCGATGGAGCGCGTGCTGGTGCTCGCCGGTACGTAGATCTGCACCGTATTGAGCTTGAACGAGCAACCGGCTCTTCAATCGATCCTGCCCAGTGGAAGCTCGGGTTTCAGCTCGCCCTATGGGACCTTTTCATAAACCGTCTGCCGATGTACACGGTGATACATAAATTTCGGTGCCAGACCTTCCTGCCACGGGTTCTGCGCACATGGAAGGAGCTCTATGACATATACGGCTTTGGCACGAGTCCCCGCTTGTGA
- a CDS encoding CDP-archaeol synthase, which yields MTAQLIVQVLWLVLPVVLGGAVHIAIIKLNWFPGLAQIPLDFNATLRGKRVFGANKTLRGVIIMTFATTVFTLIQAYVSRRFSWLLLIDYQQINPVQWGMLMGIGYLLGELPNSFAKRQLDIPPGETAPGSLRFVFWAFDQLDSLLGVLAMICLIWVPPLGVVMLLVAATLLIHPLMATAMVFLGLKSRIG from the coding sequence ATGACAGCGCAGCTGATCGTCCAGGTCTTGTGGCTTGTATTGCCGGTCGTATTAGGCGGGGCAGTGCACATCGCTATAATTAAACTCAACTGGTTTCCGGGCCTTGCGCAAATTCCGCTGGATTTCAATGCAACTTTGCGTGGTAAGCGGGTTTTCGGCGCCAATAAGACGCTGCGGGGGGTAATAATTATGACTTTCGCGACGACCGTGTTCACGCTTATTCAAGCGTACGTATCACGCCGGTTTAGCTGGCTTTTGCTCATCGATTACCAGCAGATCAATCCGGTTCAATGGGGCATGCTAATGGGGATCGGCTATCTGTTGGGTGAACTCCCAAACAGTTTTGCTAAACGGCAGCTCGATATTCCACCCGGCGAAACAGCACCGGGTTCGCTCAGATTTGTTTTTTGGGCCTTCGACCAGCTTGATAGCCTCTTGGGTGTACTTGCGATGATATGTCTAATTTGGGTTCCGCCGCTTGGAGTGGTTATGCTGCTGGTGGCGGCAACGCTTTTGATTCATCCGTTAATGGCGACAGCTATGGTGTTCTTAGGATTGAAGAGCCGTATCGGCTAG
- a CDS encoding CDP-alcohol phosphatidyltransferase family protein: MGEQVSIANIISAIRILLVPVVLVFAWRGASEAFLICLIFSLVSDVADGTIARRLGQVTELGAKLDSWGDLLTYVALLPCACWLRPEFVRGEIVYLIIVAASYLIPIAFGFIKYGQLTSYHTRLATVAAYVLGASIVVIFAGGPTFAFRIATLFILLAEIEEVAITAVLPTWQANVPSLDHVLRRAR, translated from the coding sequence GTGGGTGAGCAGGTGAGCATCGCCAATATCATTTCAGCCATCAGGATCCTGCTCGTGCCGGTAGTGCTCGTTTTTGCCTGGCGCGGCGCGTCCGAGGCTTTTCTGATTTGTTTAATATTTTCCCTCGTTTCCGACGTCGCGGATGGCACAATTGCTCGCCGGCTCGGGCAGGTCACAGAATTGGGAGCGAAACTCGACAGCTGGGGAGACCTCCTGACTTATGTAGCTTTGTTGCCGTGTGCATGCTGGTTGCGTCCCGAATTTGTACGGGGCGAAATAGTGTATCTGATCATCGTTGCCGCGAGCTATCTCATCCCGATTGCTTTTGGATTCATCAAGTATGGGCAACTTACGAGCTACCATACGCGGCTCGCGACAGTAGCCGCCTACGTACTCGGAGCGAGTATCGTCGTGATATTTGCGGGCGGCCCTACGTTTGCATTCCGCATTGCGACGTTGTTCATCCTGCTCGCCGAAATCGAGGAGGTCGCAATCACGGCTGTGCTGCCTACTTGGCAAGCAAACGTGCCATCGCTCGATCATGTGCTTCGTAGGGCGAGGTGA
- a CDS encoding histidine phosphatase family protein, which translates to MIDAFPIIYLARHGETAWTVSGRHTGLTDLPLTERGERNARALAGRLTGVTFAKVYTSPLQRATRTCELAGFGAAAEIDRDLTEWNYGKYEGRRTTEILAERPDWQLFRDGCPGGELPTQVGARADRVITRVRAVHGNVLLFSSAHFLRVLAARWLGLEPAGGRNFLLDTASLSALSYEHSRLQQVIGLWNDTRHVGR; encoded by the coding sequence ATGATTGACGCGTTTCCTATCATTTATCTAGCCCGCCACGGTGAAACCGCTTGGACTGTGAGCGGACGGCATACGGGGCTCACTGATCTACCACTTACCGAACGAGGTGAGCGCAATGCCCGTGCGCTTGCCGGCCGGCTGACGGGGGTCACTTTTGCCAAAGTGTATACCAGCCCCTTGCAACGGGCGACTCGAACCTGCGAGCTGGCCGGTTTCGGAGCAGCAGCCGAAATCGATCGCGATCTAACAGAGTGGAATTACGGAAAGTATGAAGGTCGCCGCACGACCGAAATTTTAGCGGAGCGCCCGGATTGGCAGCTATTCCGAGACGGTTGCCCCGGAGGTGAATTGCCGACTCAAGTGGGCGCGCGGGCTGATCGCGTCATAACCCGAGTGCGTGCGGTGCACGGTAACGTCTTGCTTTTTTCGAGTGCGCATTTCCTGCGCGTGCTTGCCGCGCGTTGGCTTGGCCTCGAGCCGGCGGGCGGCCGGAATTTCCTGCTTGACACGGCCAGCTTGAGCGCGCTGAGTTATGAACACAGCAGGCTTCAGCAGGTAATCGGACTATGGAACGATACTCGACATGTGGGCAGATGA
- a CDS encoding chaperone modulator CbpM has translation MKAEPNEMLWLNEQGEFSLPEFAQLSGLSEEELRELVDYGALEPANPRAEQWTFSAERVITVRTACRLRNDFGLDMQGLALILNYLDRIHELEAQLQNLRARLPRWLR, from the coding sequence ATGAAAGCCGAACCTAATGAAATGCTGTGGTTAAACGAACAAGGCGAATTCTCGCTTCCAGAGTTTGCCCAGCTCTCGGGTCTGTCAGAAGAAGAACTGCGCGAACTTGTGGACTACGGAGCGCTTGAGCCGGCTAATCCGCGAGCGGAACAGTGGACCTTCAGCGCGGAGCGAGTGATAACTGTGCGGACCGCATGCCGTCTGCGCAACGATTTCGGCTTAGATATGCAAGGACTTGCATTGATCCTTAACTACCTCGATCGCATTCACGAACTCGAAGCGCAGTTGCAGAATCTGCGCGCGCGCCTGCCGCGTTGGTTGCGCTAA
- a CDS encoding DnaJ C-terminal domain-containing protein, with protein MKYKDYYSILGVNRDASAAEIKKAYRKLAHKYHPDVSKEPNAEEKFKEVGEAYETLKDPEKRSAYDQLGRYQPGQDFQPPPDWAKQFGDMQFTFEDIDLADLLAGLAGGGRHRAGRGSKFPMSGQDYEVTVHITLEEAYRGTDVDLSLSVPEYDERGFLHRVPRAFKARIPKGATDGQRLRLPGKGGKGFNGGRDGDLYLTIALHPHPLFRVNGHDLYIDLPLAPWEAVLGASIEVPTLGGPIRLKVKPGTRAGQHLRLLGRGLPKPRTGQGDLFAIVQIAVPTVASERERALYKQLADSSTFEPRGHFEEGVKNESRT; from the coding sequence ATGAAATACAAGGACTACTACAGCATTCTGGGAGTTAATAGGGACGCCAGCGCAGCGGAGATTAAAAAAGCCTACCGTAAGCTCGCGCATAAGTATCACCCCGACGTATCCAAGGAACCTAATGCCGAAGAAAAATTCAAGGAAGTCGGGGAAGCATATGAAACTCTCAAAGATCCCGAGAAGCGTTCCGCCTATGACCAACTGGGCCGTTACCAGCCCGGGCAGGACTTCCAGCCGCCGCCCGACTGGGCAAAACAGTTTGGCGATATGCAGTTCACATTCGAGGATATCGACCTCGCCGATCTGCTGGCCGGCCTTGCCGGCGGCGGCCGACATCGCGCGGGCCGCGGCAGCAAATTCCCGATGTCCGGCCAGGACTACGAAGTCACGGTGCACATTACCCTGGAGGAGGCATATCGCGGCACCGATGTGGATCTTAGCCTCAGTGTACCCGAGTATGATGAACGCGGCTTCCTGCATCGGGTACCGCGAGCGTTCAAGGCACGCATTCCGAAGGGTGCAACCGACGGACAACGGTTGCGGCTTCCGGGAAAAGGCGGCAAGGGCTTTAACGGTGGGCGCGACGGCGACCTATACCTCACTATTGCGCTGCATCCGCATCCGTTGTTTCGCGTGAACGGTCACGACTTGTACATCGATTTGCCCCTGGCACCGTGGGAAGCCGTGCTGGGCGCAAGCATTGAGGTGCCCACACTGGGCGGACCGATTCGCCTCAAGGTCAAACCGGGAACTCGCGCTGGACAACATTTACGTCTCTTGGGACGCGGACTGCCCAAACCGCGCACAGGACAAGGCGATCTATTCGCAATCGTGCAAATTGCGGTACCTACCGTAGCGAGCGAGCGCGAGCGGGCCCTCTACAAGCAGCTTGCAGACAGCTCGACGTTCGAGCCGCGTGGCCACTTCGAGGAGGGGGTGAAAAATGAAAGCCGAACCTAA
- a CDS encoding MarR family winged helix-turn-helix transcriptional regulator → MRRKRKPKRPAPGNGKRSKLKNVGEKQEQLASQVLKKFRQVLKSTKKYFQKVDERCGLSGAQLWVLWELGQMPGMRISDLATSLAIKQPSATNLVDKLEERELIRRERNGSDRRVVRLYLTRRADKLIARAPTPAQGLLPDALSRIPGKTLRDLDTNLSLLLKVMKPRDQSAAMMPLSDLLS, encoded by the coding sequence ATGCGCCGAAAGAGAAAACCTAAACGGCCCGCGCCCGGAAACGGAAAGCGCAGCAAGTTAAAAAATGTTGGCGAAAAGCAGGAACAGCTTGCTTCGCAAGTATTGAAAAAGTTCCGACAGGTTCTAAAATCGACAAAGAAATATTTCCAGAAGGTGGACGAACGCTGTGGGCTAAGCGGTGCTCAACTTTGGGTTTTGTGGGAGCTTGGCCAAATGCCGGGAATGCGAATCTCAGATCTGGCGACATCCCTAGCGATCAAGCAGCCGAGCGCCACTAATCTGGTCGACAAATTGGAAGAACGCGAATTAATCAGGCGAGAGCGCAATGGCTCCGACCGTCGGGTAGTCCGCCTTTACTTGACAAGGCGCGCGGATAAGCTCATCGCCCGCGCTCCAACCCCAGCCCAGGGGCTGCTGCCGGACGCGTTGTCTCGCATACCCGGAAAGACGCTGCGCGACCTGGATACAAATTTGTCGCTTTTGCTCAAAGTTATGAAGCCCCGCGACCAATCCGCTGCCATGATGCCGCTTTCGGATTTGTTATCCTGA
- the pal gene encoding peptidoglycan-associated lipoprotein Pal, with protein sequence MKRVLFGAMLISLLVGCASESAKETSKAPVEERPAAQQPSQQPAESTASKVTPAQPIAANPLTNPNNILSKRSIYYDFDKATISEEYMPLVKAHAAYLVEHPSARVTIQGNCDERGSREYNLALGQRRADGVKKAMVVLGAATSQIQTVSFGKEKPKCTEHNESCWAQNRRSDIVYQGE encoded by the coding sequence ATGAAAAGAGTTTTATTTGGCGCCATGCTGATATCGTTACTGGTTGGCTGCGCCAGCGAATCGGCGAAGGAAACGTCGAAGGCCCCAGTAGAGGAGCGACCTGCCGCGCAACAACCAAGCCAGCAACCCGCCGAATCCACGGCATCAAAAGTAACGCCGGCGCAACCGATCGCGGCGAATCCGCTCACGAATCCGAACAACATTCTTTCAAAACGCAGTATTTACTATGATTTCGACAAAGCCACCATTAGCGAGGAGTATATGCCGCTGGTCAAAGCGCATGCCGCTTATCTGGTCGAACATCCTAGCGCGCGGGTTACCATCCAGGGGAATTGTGACGAGCGCGGGAGCCGCGAATACAATTTGGCGCTCGGACAACGGCGTGCCGACGGCGTAAAGAAAGCGATGGTCGTCCTGGGTGCCGCCACAAGTCAAATTCAGACGGTGAGCTTCGGCAAGGAAAAACCCAAATGCACGGAGCATAATGAAAGCTGCTGGGCGCAGAACCGTCGTAGCGACATCGTGTACCAGGGAGAATGA